The stretch of DNA CCCCGGTGGCCTGTCCGCCGCCGTCGTTCGCCAGGATGGTGTTGTAGAGCTCAGCCACCCGGCGCAGGACCAGGACAGCGGAATAGCCGTCCAACAGGAGGTGGTGCACGCGCTGGTAGAAGAAGTGCCGTTCGGGGGCGAGACGGATGAGCTCCGTGTGGAGCATATGGTCCGATGAGGGATCCCGGGGGAGCGCCAGGTCGGCGTCCATGAGGGCGCGGGCCTGTGCTTCCGGGTCTGTGGCCCCTGCCAGGTCGGTGACCTCAAGAATGGCCGGCCGCGGACGCGGGTACTGGAACGGCCCGTCTTTGTCCTCGCTGAAGGCCATGGTGAGGGCCTCGGTGCCCGCAATCCCCTGCTCCAGGGCGGCCGCCAGGACACCGTGGTCCAAGGGCCCGGTGATCTCAACAAACTGACCGATCTGGAACATCGGATTCTCCGGTGCCAGCTTCTGCGCGTACCAGATGCCGCGCTGGGCCTGGGTCAGGTCCAGCCGCGGAGACGCGGGGCGGGCAGGGGAGTTCAGTGCGTTGTGGGACATGTTCCTTCTCGGGATCTCGGGGCCGGCTGGCACATCGGGGCATGGCAAAGCCCCGCTGCCCGGCGTGGAAGCCGGGGGCAGCGGTTGGTCAGGCGGGGAGGGTTACTGGAACTGGCCGAACTGGAACGGGCCGGTATCGCCCAGGTCCACCAGGGGGCCGTCCACCACGGGACCGTTGATGACGCCGCCGTTCAGGATTCCGCCGGCGAGGATGTCGCCCAGGAGCGGTGAGCCGCTGGACTGCTGGGTCACTTCAGTCACGGGTCCGGACGTTGTGGCGGCCTGCGCCGGGAGGGTGGTTGCGGCGAAACCGGTCAGGGCCAGCAGTGAAGCGGCGGCGGTCCGGGTCAGGTTCTTGGCACTCTGGTTCACGGTCATCTCCAGTCAGGTATAAAACAGATTCCACACTCGTTCAGGTGTCATAAGGGCATTCGGACCTGACGGAGGACCGGATGGGCGGCAACGACATGCCAGCGCGTGAAACCCTCGGAGCCAGGCTTCGCGGAGCTGCCGCTCTGGCCGGGGTTTTGGTGCCACACACGTATGGCCCGGCGGAAGTTTCCGCCGGGCCGTACATTCGTGAATTGTGACCGCCTAGAGCGCTGTGACCTTGATCAGCACCGCGTGTTCCGGGTTGAGCATCGGCATCGGCAGGCCAACTTCGGCGAGGAACCGGCCGCTGGCTGTTGCGCCGTCACTGAGCCAGGCCGGCGGCTGCACCTGGGTGAACGTGTGTCCGTAGTCGCTGTCGCCGGGGGCCGGGAAGATGGGGTCCACCCGGTAGGTCCGGTCCGGGTCGAGTCCGGGCAGGCCCATCCGGCCCGGCTGCTCGGCACCCGAGGTGCGGGCACAGACGAAGGCGAACAGCGCCGCCGTCGTACCCTCCGCAGCAGGTTCCCCAGACGCCACGCCGTGCAGCTGGTAGGCCTCATCAGCGATGTCCGCGTGGACCGGCCGGCCGCTGTGGATCAGGTCCCGGTGTTCCTTGTAGAGCCCGACAACGCGCCGCAGCTCCTCCCGTTCTGCGCCCTGGACGCCGCGGACATCCCATTCCATGCCGAAGTGGCCGAAGAAGGCTGTGATGGCACGGAAGGAAAGGTCGTGGGTGCGGGCGGTGGTGTGCGAGGTGGTGGGGCCGATGTGGCTGCCCACGAGCTCCGGCGGAACCACGGCGCCGGTCCAGCGCTGGATGGTCTGCCGTTCCAGGGCGTCGTTGCAGTCCGATGCCCAGACGCGTCCGGTCCGCTCCAGGATGCCCAGGTCAACGCGTCCGCCGCCGGAGGAGCAGCTTTCAATTTCGACGCCGGGATGGGCCTTGCGGAGCTCGTCGAACAGCCGGTAGGCGGCGAGGGTTTGTTCATGGACGGACGCGCGGCCGGCGTGGCCCTGTTCAACGATGTCCCGGTTCTGGTCCCACTTGAGGTAGCTGATGTTGTTCTCACCCAGGAGTGCCGAGATCCGGTCGAAGACGTACTGCCAGGCTTCCGGGTTGACGAGGTCGATGACGTGCTGGTTGCGCCATTCGAGGGGCAGCCGGCCGCCGTCCTTGTGCGCTACCGCGGAAGGGCCGGAAATCCACTCCGGGTGGGCCCGGGCAACATCCGAGTCCAGGTTGACCATCTCCGGTTCCACCCACAGCCCGAACTCCATCCCCCGGGAGGTGACGGCATCGATCAGCGGCGTCAGCCCTTCAGGCCACAGGGTCTCGTCCACGTACCAGTCGCCCAGGCCCGCGTGGTCGTCGCGGCGGCCGCGGAACCAGCCGTCGTCGAGCACGAAGCGCTCCACGCCGAGGTCCGCGGCGGAATCGGCGAGCTCGATCAGGGTGTCGAGATCGTGGTTGAAGTACACGGCCTCCCAGGTGTTCAGCACCACCGGGCGCGGCTTCGCGCCCGGAAGGATGTGGTGCGGGCGGGACCGGAACCAGCTGTAGAAGGCCTCGGTGATGCCGTCCAGGCCGCGGTCCGAAAATGCAGCGAACAAGGCAGGTGTGGTGTAGCTGCCGCCCGGGGCGAGGATGACCTCCGCGGAGCCCAGCAGTTCCGAGCCCCCGATCATGGTCCGCCCGTCGCCGATGGTGTCCGCGAACTGTTCGTGGTTGCCGCTCCATGCCAGGTGGGTGGCCCAGACCTTGCCGTGCCGATTGCCGAAACCCTGGGAGCCGGCGGCGAACAGGAGAGAGGAATCGTGGCCAGTACGGCCGTGCCGTCCGGAGCGGACCCATGTGCCCTGCTGGATGGGCCGCCGCTGCGGGTGGCGTTCGCGGCACCAGCGTCCGGTCAGGTCGAGGAGTTCGACGGCGTCCGGCGCCACGGGGAGGACCGTCGCCAGTTCGTCCACCTGGAAGGGGGTGGTGCCGTTGTTGGTAAGGGTGTGCCGCAGTTCCAGCAGGCCGCCCGGGTGCAGTGTCAGGACGGTGGCGACGCTGATGCCGGTGTCGGCGTCGGCCTGGACAACGGTGGCCCGCCCGGCGCCTGCGGTGTCCACGGACGTGACGCGGAGGCGGGAGGAGAAGTCCAGGCCCGGGGCGCCGTCGGTGATCCGGTTGCCGCGGAGGGCGGGACGGCCCCGCCAGGACGAGGAGGCCTGAGGGAGAAGGGCGGCCGGGACGCGGGCGTCCACGGAGGAATTCCCCACGGGCGTGGTGAGGACGGCGAGGTCTGGAAGTGCTGCACCCAGGTCCGCGCCCCAGTGGATGACCTCGGCCTCCCCGCTGTCGAAGCTGATCAGCAGGCTGGTGCCGGCGGAACGGAGGTGCAGGGGATCCATGGTGGTCTCTTTCGGTGTTCAGGGGTGCGTCTTAAGTTACGCATAACGGGAATGCCAGGGAAGGGGTGGCCGGGTGCCGCCGCCGCGAGGAGGAGGACGGCGGGACCCGGCCGGGTGGCTGCGACCACAAACGCAGCCACATATTGGGGGGTTACTTGAACAGGGCGTTGACCTGATCGTTGGCGGCAGTCAGCGAGCTGACCGGCGCTTTGCCGGACACCACGGCGTCCATGGCCGGTTCCATGATGCCCTTGACCTTGGCGGTGTTGTCCGTGATCGGGTACAGGAACGTGGTCTTGTTCTTCACGTGCTCGGTGAACGCGGTGACGTCCACGCCCTTGGCCTGGAACGCTGCGGCGGCCTTGTCCGAGGAGGCCTTCAGCGCGGGGAAGACCACGGCCTTGGACGCTACGACGTCCTGGCAGGCTGAGGAGGCCAGGTATTCAACCCACTTGATTGAGGCGTCCTTCTTCTTGGTGCCGGCCCAGATGGAGTCGGCCAGGCCGTTGAACATGGAGGCGCGCTCGCCTTCGGGGCCCACCGGGGTGGGGGCGATACCCACCTGGATGCCCTTGTACCCGGTGTACTGGCCGATCATCCACGAACCGTGGGCGTTGATGGCGGACTTGCCGGCGGCGAAGGTGTCAGCCATGCTGGCGCCGACGGTGGTTTCGAGCTTGGGCATGTAGCCTTTGTCCGCCAGGCCCGCGAACCACTGCATGCTGTCCTGGAACTTCGGGTCGTCATAGTTGTAGTGGGTGCCCCACGGGTTCTTGTCCGTGTGGGACCAGCCGGTGGTGTTGGTGAGGTAGCTCCACTCAGTCTGGCCGGAGGAGTCGCCGCCGCCGTTCAGGCCCAGGCCGTAGACCTGGACGTTGTTCTTGTCGAACCCGGGCTCGTCGCCGCGCTTGCCGCTCTTGTCCACGGTCAGGTGGGCGATGACCTTCTCGTAGCTGCCGCCGTCCTTGGGGTTCCAGGTGAGGTCCTTCATCTGGTCCTCGGAAATCCCGGCGGCGGAAAGCATGTCCTTGTTGTAGAACAGGCCGATGGTGTCCCAGTCCTTGGGCAGCCCGTACCGCTTGCCGTCCTGGCCCACCCAGAGGTCGGCGAGGCCTTCGTTGTAGGCGGAGAGGTCCACCTTGTCCTTGGCCACGGCGTCATCGATGGCCAGGAGCTGCTTGTTCTCGGCCAGCTCGCCGTACCTGCCCAGGTGGTTGGTGAAGACGTCCGGGGCGGTGCCTCCCACGAAGCCGTTGGTAAGGGTGCTCCAGTAGTCGTCCCAGCCGCGCTGGGTGATCTTGACGGTGATGTCCGGGTTGGCCTTGGTGAAGTCGTCGGCGCACTGCTGGTAGGCCGGAAGCTGGTTGGCGTCCCACAGCCAGTAGCTGATTTCGCCCTTGCCGGCTTCGGCTGAACCGCCGCCGCTGCCGCAGGCGGAGAGGGCGAGGACTGCCGCGGCGGCCGCAGCAAGGGCGCCGGTTGCTTTCATTTTCTTCATGGGAGGTCCTTTCAGGGATGTTTTCGGGCAGGCCGCCATGGCCCGCGCGAGGTTTGGGGGAGGGAAGAGCTGAATTACTTGATGCCGGAGAAGCCGATGGAGTTGACGATCTTCTTGCCGAAGGCGGCGAAGAGGATCAGGACCGGAAGGGCGGAGACGAGGGTGGCGGCCATCAGGCCGGACCAGTCCGGGGCGCCCTGCGGGGACTGCGATTTGAAGACGCCGAGGCCCACCTGGAGTACGCGGACGTCATCCTGGGAACCAACCAGCAGCGGCCAGAAGTACTCGTTCCACTGGCCGATGAAGGTGAGCAGGGCGAGGGTGGCGATGGGGGCTGCGGCGTTGGGCAGGACAATCTGGAAGAAGATGCGGAGGTGCTTGGCGCCGTCGAGCATGGCCGCTTCCTCTACCTCGCGGGACATGTTCAGGAAGAACTGGCGGAGGAAGAAGATGGCGAACGGGGTCATGAACAGATAGGGAAGGACCATTCCGAGCATGGTGTTCAGCAGGTCAAGGTTCTTGATCAGCAGGAAGTTGGGCAGTGCCGTGAAGATCGGCGGGACCAGCATGGTGCCGAGGAAGAGGCTGAAGACGGCGTTGCGGCCCTTCCAGCGGAGCCGGGCGAATGCGTAGGCGGCCATGGCACTGAAGAACACAGCCCCGGCGGTGGTGATGGAAGAAAAGACAACGGAGTTGCGCAGGTAGATCCAGAAATCGATGGCGGCGCCCGAGCCGCCTTCGGCAACGGCTTCGGCGGGAGACTGCAGGCCGAAAACACGTTTGAAGGCGCCGAAGGTGAATTCCGCAGGGAGGAGGCTGGCGGCGTTGGTGGCCAGCGCGTTGTTGGTGGACAGCGCGGTCCGCAGCACCCAGAGGAAGGGGAGGACGGAGACCGCGATGGCCAGGATCAGCAGGGCCCAGGCGCCGGCGCGGCGCGGGTTGAACGGGCGGCGTTTGGACGGACGACGGCGGGAGGCCGGCTTGGCCAGCGGCGCGCGGCTTGCGGTGGTGGTCATGGAGGACTCCTTAGTCCAGGTCCGACTCGTTGCCCTTGAGGAACTTCATCTGGATGAAGGCCACCAGGGCGAGGATGAGGAAGAGAATGACGGCGATGGCTGATCCGTAGCCGAAGTCCGACTCGGTGAAGGCGCGCTGGTAGATGTAGTACTGGATGACGCGGGTGGCGTTCACCGGGCCGCCGCCTGTGGTTACGGCGACGGTGTCGAAGACCTGGAAGGAACCGATGACGGTGACCACCAGGACCAGTACCAGGACCGGACGCAGCAGCGGGATGGTGATCTTCCGGAAGGTCTGCCATGCCGACGCGCCGTCCAGCTTGGCCACCTCGTAGACGTGGCCCGGGATGGACTGCAGGCCGGCGAAGATCAGCAGCGCGGTGTAGCCCATGTGCCGCCAGGTGTTGATCAGAGCCTGCGTGGGGATGGCCCATTCCTCGCTGCCGAAGAAGGCAGCGCGGGGCAGGCCGGCCCACTCGATGAACTGGTTCACCACGCCGATCTGGTAGTCCAGCATCCAGAACCACAGCAGGGCGGCAATGACGTTCGACATCAGGTACGGGAGCAGCAGTGCGCCCCGGATGATGGTGGATTTGGCCACCTGGTGCATCAGCAGCGCCAGGCCGAGTGCCAGGGATGTCTGCAGTGCAATGTTCAGGACGACGTACTGGCCGGTGACGGCCAGTGAGTTCCAGAACAGCGGATCCTTGGCAATGGCCTGGTAGTTCTCCAGGCCGATCCATTCCGGATCTCCGAGGATGTTGTATTCCGTGAAGCTGAGGTAGATCCCGCGGATGGTGGGCACCAGGTAGAAGAGGACGAATCCGATCATGGCCGGTGCGATGAAGAACAGGGCAATCCTGACGTCGCTGCGGGTGCCGGGCAGCTTCCGGTTGAGCAGTGTTCGCTTGGGCTTTTGCTCCCGCGAAGTGGGGTTCCTGGTAAGGGTGGTCATCTTCGACCCTTCCTGATTGTGTGATGTGCCTAACAACCTGCGAAGCAATCTACACGAGTAGATCTATTCGGGCAAGAGATTGATTTCTGTGCCAATACGGCTTGATTTTTCCTGCTCGTGGTTGTTGACTCGAGTAGAACACCGGATTCCCCGCACTGGCGGGGCGGGAAACGCTTACCGCATTCCTTTCTTCGGCGCCGCCACCGGCGGACATCCACTCCCACACAAAAGGAAAACAATGACGTTCTCAATCGGCATCGTTGGCGCAGGCCAGTTCGGCGGCCAGTTTGCCCACCTGTTCAACCTCCACCCCGGCGTCAAGGAGGTGTACGTGGTGGACGAACGCCCGGAGCGCGCCGCTGAAGCGGTGCACCGCTACGGCCTCGCGGGCGTGAAGCAGGACTTTGAGGCCCTCCTGGCATCCGATGTTGACGCCGTGGCCATCTTCACCCAGCGCTGGACCCACGGTCCGCTGGTTGAACAGGCCCTCCGCGCGGGCAAGCACGTCTATTCGGCCGTGCCCATGGCGGTGACGGAAGAAGAAATCGCCCGCATCATCGAGGCTGTCCGGGAAACCGGGCTGGTTTACATGATGGGGGAGACCAGCTTCTACAACCCCGCCACCGTCTACGCCCGCGAACAGCATGCTGCAGGCAAATTTGGGCGGATCTTCTATTCGGAAGGCGACTACGTCCATGACATGGACCTGGGCTTCTACGACGCCTACCAGTACAGCGGCGGCGACCGCTGGAAAGAGACGGCCAGCTACCCGCCCATGCTGTACCCCACCCATGCCATCGGCGGCGTCCTTGGCGCACTTCCGTCGCATGCGGTCAGCGTCAGCTGCTTCGGCGTGAAGGACGACCGCAATGACGGCGTCTTCGACAAGGACGTCAGCATGTTCGGCAACGACTTCTCCAACGCCACGGCCCTCTTTGAACTGAACGACGGCGGCGTGATGCGCACCAACGAAATGCGCCGCGTGGGCTACCCCTCCCACATCCGGGAGTCCCGGTTCCGCTTCTTCGGAACCGAGGCCAGCTTCGAACAGCTCGCCAAAGTCACGGTGTGGCAGGACAAGAAGAACGTCCACGACATCTCGGAACTGATGGAGACGCGGCCCAGTATTCCGCTGGACGATCCGTCACTGGCCAATGTTGCGCCCGAACTGCGTGACGCGTTCGTATCAGGGCTTGCTCCCGTGCACGACGCGGGCCGGCTACCGGAGGAGTTCCGCGGCGCCCCCAACGGACACGAGGGCAGCCACCACTTCCTGGTGGACGACTTCGTCACCGCCGTCAACGAGGGAACGTTGCCCCCGGTCAACGCCTGGGTGGCCGCACGCTTCACCCTTCCCGGCATCGTGGCCCACGCCTCGGCGCAGCAGAACGGGGCGCGGCTTCCCATCCGCGACTTCGGCGACGCCCCGGCCAACCCGTAGAAAGCATGTACTCCATGACCACTTTGGGTGTGCCGGGGCCCCGGGGGCCTGTGACGCGTAAGGATGTTGCGCGGTTCGCCGGTGTCAGTACTGCGGTGGTGAGTTATGTGGTCAATGGTGGTCCGAAGCGGGTGGCGCCGGCTACTGAGGCGAAGGTCCAGGATGCCATCCGGCGGTTGGGGTACCGGCCCAATGCTGCGGCCAGGGCGTTGAAGCTGGGCTCGAGTGAGACGATCGGGCTGGTCATTCCGGATAACAGCAACCCGTTCTTTTCGTTGCTGGCGCACGCGGTGGAGGAAGCAGCGGCCGAGCGGGGGTATGCCCTGGTGTTGACCAATTCGGACGGGAACGTGGCCAAGGAGCGCCGGAACGTCCGCAACCTTGCGGCCCGGCAGGTGGACGGTGTGATTGTTTCGAGTGTGCTGATGGAGCCCGGCGCGGCGGACTTCGAGTCCGCGGAAGTCCCGGTGGTGTTGTTGAACCACAGTGCGGAGGCGCCGGGGTTCAACAGTGTGGGGGTGGACCTGGTGGCCGGTGCGCGGGCTGCGGTGGAGCACCTGATCGGTCACGGGCACACCAGCATCGCCCTGGCGATGGGGACGAACACCGGGAACTATTACGACGGCCGTGAGGAAGGCTGGTTGCAGGCCCTGGCCGGCGCCGGCCTGCCGGAGGGGCCGATTGTGCGGACCCCGTTCACGCGGGAGGGCGGTTACGCTGCGGGCAGGCGCCTGCTGGCCGGAGCGGAGCGGCCCACGGCGATTTTTGCGACGTCGGACCTGCAGGCCGTGGGGATCCTGCGGGCCCTGCATGAGGCGGGCCTGTCCGTCCCGGAGGACATGGCGTTGGCGTCCTTTGACGGTTCGGCTGAAGCGGAGTACAGCTGGCCGCCGCTGACCACGGTCCGGCAGCCGGCACAAGCCATGGCCGAGGCCGCGGTCAACGCCCTCATCGGCACAGGCCGGGGTAACACGCCCGAACACCTCATCTTCCCCGCCGACCTCCAGGTCCGCCAATCCTGCGGCTGCCGCCGGGATTGATCCCTTCGGGCGGTGAGCTCCGGAACGTTGTGCCTCCGGGAACTTAGCGCACGGACGCGAACTGTTCCGCCGTCGTCGTGCGTTCCTGCTCCGGGCTTCAGGCCGGGGCGCCCGTCAAGGCTGTAATGGCGGCGAGTTGGTCCTTGTCCAGGTCGACGTCAGCTGCGGAAGCGTTGGCGCGCAGTTCTTTGACCGACTCGGCCCCCACGATGGCCGATGCCACTGCCGGCCGTGACAGCAGCCAGGCCAGTGAGGATTGGTTGAGTGCCAGTCCCCACTCGCGGCTAAGCCGGTCGAGTTCGCGGGCCGTCTTGATCTCGCCACTGGTAAAGCCGGATCCTGCGAAGCGCTGGTCTCCGCTGATGCCCCGGTCAAGGACGCGAAGATCAGCAAGCAGGCCACCGTGCAGCGGGGCGTACGGGATGATGGACACGCGAAATTCCTCACAGGCCGGTGCCAGTTCGCGTTCCGTCTTGCGGTCGATCAGGTTGTACTTCACCTGGGTGGCCACGGGTCCGCAGTAGCGGCGGTCGTCGGCGAGCCACAAAGCGTGGACGAGTTGCCAGGCGGGGTGGTTGGACAGCCCGATGTAGCGGATCTTGCCTTGCCGGATGAGATCGTCATAGGCGCCGAGGGTTTGTTCGAGTGGAGTGTCGGGATCAGGGTTGTGTGCGTAGTAGAGGTCGATGTAATCCGTGCCCAAGCGCCGCAGGCTTGCCTCGACCTGCCGGATGATGTGGCGACGCGACAGGCCGCCATCATTGATCCCCGGGCCAACATGAACCTGGGACTTCGTAGCGATGACTGCCTCATCGCGGCGGCCGCGCAGCGCCCGGCCGAGGATCTGCTCAGCAGGTTCGCGGTCTGCGGCCGCCGGAGCGCCAGGGCGGTCGAAGACGGGCATGTTGCCGTAGGAGTCTGCGGTATCGATGAAGTTGATACCAAGGTCGAGCGCAGCGCCGACCAGCCGTCCAGCTTCGCGAGCGTCGGGGGCAACGCCGAACGTCGCGGTGCCGAGACAGATCCGGGAGACCTTGAGGCCGGTCCGGCCGAGGATGGAATACCGCATGAGCACTTCCCGGGCAGTCGTAGGGGACTTCTTCTGGACATGAAACATAACCGAATGGTAGTTTTTCGTCAACGTCCAGGGGAAGGGAGCATCTGAATGCCCGGCAAGGTTGCCCCGGCCCCGCGGGGGCCATACAAGACAGGTATCCAGCGGCGGGAACAGATCGTTCAGGCGGCCCTGACGGTTTTTGGTGAGCGGGGCTTTGCCGGCGGATCCATCCGAACCATCGCCGAGCGCGTTGGTGTCTCGCATGCGACGCTGCTGCAGCACTTTGGCAGCAAGGAAGCACTGCTGATGGCCGTGCTGGAGGAATGGGACCGCCGAACCGTCGAAACCGGCCTCTCGGGAGTTGAAGGGCTGGAATACTTCCGGCGACTGCCCCTGGTCATGAGCGGGCACCTGGCCAACCCTGGCCTACTCGGACTGTTCATCACCATGGCCGCAGAAGCGTCCAACCCTGCCCACCCTGCCCATGCATTCATCCGGCACCGGTACGACCGCAATCTCACGACACTCGCCGGACACCTTCGGCAGGCGGCCGACACGGGCGAAGCAGCATCCCTGACGCCGGCACGGATTGACACGGAAGTCCGAATCGTGACTGCCGTCCTGGACGGCATCGGACTGCAATGGCTGAACGACCCTTCCACGGACATCGTCCAAGCGGTCGCCACGTTCATTGACCGCACCATCGCAGACTGGCGGCGCCACTAATCTGTGCCGTGCCGGTGATCAGCTGAGCTGGCCGCAATGTCCTTCGCGGGTGGACCGTGGGCCGGCCCCCAATTCTGGTACCGGCCCACGGCGGGGGGCCGGTACTGCATTGGGCCACCCTCACCTGTTACCGCATCCTCGGTGCAACAGGCGGTCTTCAGCCCGATTCCCGGGCAAAGCTGCGGAGGGGAGCGTCGTGGATCGCTGAACCAGTTCTGGTTGGCGTAGAACTCACGGGGGCTCCGTTGCGCGCACTGTGCGGGCTGGCTGCTCAACCACGAGTAGCAACAAGATACCCCACCTAACGCCGTCAGGCCACGGTGACGCCATCGCCATGCAGTGATGAAGTGATCGGGGCGGCGAATGGTTTGATTAGTCAGTGCTCCGTTTTCGACGTTATATGGTCCTCTGTCTCTTCTTGACCTGCGTCGGCACCGCATTCTCGTTCTGGGTTGCCGGGCAGCCCGGTGCGGTGAACACGGGGAAGCTTCTCCCGCCGCCCCCGTTGGCGGGGGTTAAACTCGAGGCAGGGCATGTTCGCATGGCAACGGCTGTGAACGTCACGGCCAGCCCGGATGCCCAGTGGCTCGCAGATGCAGCCGCGCAGACCGGCATCCCGTCCCGGGCCCTGCGTGCCTACGTCGCCGCATCCTCCTCAGCCAATGCGTCGTCCCCGGCCTGCGGAATCGGCTGGAACACGCTGGCCGCCATTGGCTCCGTGGAATCCGGGCACGGGACCCACGGCGGCGGGAGCCTGGACACGGCAGGGCAGGCGAGCGGCACCATTGTGGGGCCCAGCCTCGACGGGCAGGGGTTCGCCGCCATCCCGGACACCGACGGCGGCGTGCTGGACGGGGATTCCCGGTGGGACCGGGCGGTCGGACCCATGCAGTTCATCCCTTCCACCTGGCGGCTTGTGGGCCGTGACGGCAACGGTGATGGCACGGCGGACCCCTTCAACATCGATGACGCCGCCCTCGGCGCTGCCACCTATCTCTGCCTCCACGGCCGTGACCTTCGGAGCGCCCAAGGGTGGACGCAGGCCATCTACTCATACAACCAGTCCGATGCGTACATCCGCCGGGTCAAGGACAAAGCGGTTACCTACGCAACGGTGACCGGCGCCCTGATATAGCTTTGGGGGAGTTCCGGCCCCTGATCTCCAAGGGCGGGGGAGATGCGTTCTCCCCTTCGGGAACAACGGCGCAGCGGCGCGCGTTGGAGACACGTCAAGTGAGCAGCCGGCAAGAGAAATGAGATGCACCCGTGGCAACCGATTATGACGAGGTCCGCTCCGACGTCAAGGAGTCCCAGGACCGTTCCCTGGAGGCGTTGCAATCCGCCAACGCCCCCGACGCCCGCAGCGTTGTCACCCAGTTGGACGAGGCGGACGCACTGGATGAAGGCCTGACCCCCGGCGGAGAAATAGTCTCTGAGGAACTGACTGTGCAGGTCATTCCCCAGGGCGCTGACGAATTCACGTGTTATTCCTGTTTCCTGGTCCGTCACCGGTCCCAGCT from Pseudarthrobacter chlorophenolicus A6 encodes:
- a CDS encoding carbohydrate ABC transporter permease, producing the protein MTTLTRNPTSREQKPKRTLLNRKLPGTRSDVRIALFFIAPAMIGFVLFYLVPTIRGIYLSFTEYNILGDPEWIGLENYQAIAKDPLFWNSLAVTGQYVVLNIALQTSLALGLALLMHQVAKSTIIRGALLLPYLMSNVIAALLWFWMLDYQIGVVNQFIEWAGLPRAAFFGSEEWAIPTQALINTWRHMGYTALLIFAGLQSIPGHVYEVAKLDGASAWQTFRKITIPLLRPVLVLVLVVTVIGSFQVFDTVAVTTGGGPVNATRVIQYYIYQRAFTESDFGYGSAIAVILFLILALVAFIQMKFLKGNESDLD
- a CDS encoding Gfo/Idh/MocA family protein, producing the protein MTFSIGIVGAGQFGGQFAHLFNLHPGVKEVYVVDERPERAAEAVHRYGLAGVKQDFEALLASDVDAVAIFTQRWTHGPLVEQALRAGKHVYSAVPMAVTEEEIARIIEAVRETGLVYMMGETSFYNPATVYAREQHAAGKFGRIFYSEGDYVHDMDLGFYDAYQYSGGDRWKETASYPPMLYPTHAIGGVLGALPSHAVSVSCFGVKDDRNDGVFDKDVSMFGNDFSNATALFELNDGGVMRTNEMRRVGYPSHIRESRFRFFGTEASFEQLAKVTVWQDKKNVHDISELMETRPSIPLDDPSLANVAPELRDAFVSGLAPVHDAGRLPEEFRGAPNGHEGSHHFLVDDFVTAVNEGTLPPVNAWVAARFTLPGIVAHASAQQNGARLPIRDFGDAPANP
- a CDS encoding aldo/keto reductase, whose product is MFHVQKKSPTTAREVLMRYSILGRTGLKVSRICLGTATFGVAPDAREAGRLVGAALDLGINFIDTADSYGNMPVFDRPGAPAAADREPAEQILGRALRGRRDEAVIATKSQVHVGPGINDGGLSRRHIIRQVEASLRRLGTDYIDLYYAHNPDPDTPLEQTLGAYDDLIRQGKIRYIGLSNHPAWQLVHALWLADDRRYCGPVATQVKYNLIDRKTERELAPACEEFRVSIIPYAPLHGGLLADLRVLDRGISGDQRFAGSGFTSGEIKTARELDRLSREWGLALNQSSLAWLLSRPAVASAIVGAESVKELRANASAADVDLDKDQLAAITALTGAPA
- a CDS encoding ABC transporter substrate-binding protein, coding for MKKMKATGALAAAAAAVLALSACGSGGGSAEAGKGEISYWLWDANQLPAYQQCADDFTKANPDITVKITQRGWDDYWSTLTNGFVGGTAPDVFTNHLGRYGELAENKQLLAIDDAVAKDKVDLSAYNEGLADLWVGQDGKRYGLPKDWDTIGLFYNKDMLSAAGISEDQMKDLTWNPKDGGSYEKVIAHLTVDKSGKRGDEPGFDKNNVQVYGLGLNGGGDSSGQTEWSYLTNTTGWSHTDKNPWGTHYNYDDPKFQDSMQWFAGLADKGYMPKLETTVGASMADTFAAGKSAINAHGSWMIGQYTGYKGIQVGIAPTPVGPEGERASMFNGLADSIWAGTKKKDASIKWVEYLASSACQDVVASKAVVFPALKASSDKAAAAFQAKGVDVTAFTEHVKNKTTFLYPITDNTAKVKGIMEPAMDAVVSGKAPVSSLTAANDQVNALFK
- a CDS encoding LacI family DNA-binding transcriptional regulator, producing the protein MYSMTTLGVPGPRGPVTRKDVARFAGVSTAVVSYVVNGGPKRVAPATEAKVQDAIRRLGYRPNAAARALKLGSSETIGLVIPDNSNPFFSLLAHAVEEAAAERGYALVLTNSDGNVAKERRNVRNLAARQVDGVIVSSVLMEPGAADFESAEVPVVLLNHSAEAPGFNSVGVDLVAGARAAVEHLIGHGHTSIALAMGTNTGNYYDGREEGWLQALAGAGLPEGPIVRTPFTREGGYAAGRRLLAGAERPTAIFATSDLQAVGILRALHEAGLSVPEDMALASFDGSAEAEYSWPPLTTVRQPAQAMAEAAVNALIGTGRGNTPEHLIFPADLQVRQSCGCRRD
- a CDS encoding carbohydrate ABC transporter permease, with protein sequence MTTTASRAPLAKPASRRRPSKRRPFNPRRAGAWALLILAIAVSVLPFLWVLRTALSTNNALATNAASLLPAEFTFGAFKRVFGLQSPAEAVAEGGSGAAIDFWIYLRNSVVFSSITTAGAVFFSAMAAYAFARLRWKGRNAVFSLFLGTMLVPPIFTALPNFLLIKNLDLLNTMLGMVLPYLFMTPFAIFFLRQFFLNMSREVEEAAMLDGAKHLRIFFQIVLPNAAAPIATLALLTFIGQWNEYFWPLLVGSQDDVRVLQVGLGVFKSQSPQGAPDWSGLMAATLVSALPVLILFAAFGKKIVNSIGFSGIK
- a CDS encoding alpha-galactosidase; this encodes MDPLHLRSAGTSLLISFDSGEAEVIHWGADLGAALPDLAVLTTPVGNSSVDARVPAALLPQASSSWRGRPALRGNRITDGAPGLDFSSRLRVTSVDTAGAGRATVVQADADTGISVATVLTLHPGGLLELRHTLTNNGTTPFQVDELATVLPVAPDAVELLDLTGRWCRERHPQRRPIQQGTWVRSGRHGRTGHDSSLLFAAGSQGFGNRHGKVWATHLAWSGNHEQFADTIGDGRTMIGGSELLGSAEVILAPGGSYTTPALFAAFSDRGLDGITEAFYSWFRSRPHHILPGAKPRPVVLNTWEAVYFNHDLDTLIELADSAADLGVERFVLDDGWFRGRRDDHAGLGDWYVDETLWPEGLTPLIDAVTSRGMEFGLWVEPEMVNLDSDVARAHPEWISGPSAVAHKDGGRLPLEWRNQHVIDLVNPEAWQYVFDRISALLGENNISYLKWDQNRDIVEQGHAGRASVHEQTLAAYRLFDELRKAHPGVEIESCSSGGGRVDLGILERTGRVWASDCNDALERQTIQRWTGAVVPPELVGSHIGPTTSHTTARTHDLSFRAITAFFGHFGMEWDVRGVQGAEREELRRVVGLYKEHRDLIHSGRPVHADIADEAYQLHGVASGEPAAEGTTAALFAFVCARTSGAEQPGRMGLPGLDPDRTYRVDPIFPAPGDSDYGHTFTQVQPPAWLSDGATASGRFLAEVGLPMPMLNPEHAVLIKVTAL